One Streptomyces sp. NBC_01237 genomic region harbors:
- a CDS encoding M23 family metallopeptidase, with protein sequence MASNKPAPEAPSPFATDNFGEADRTWEEWNPTEESIRPVRGRHRVAKQRGLARSSTVLGVGVIAAVGAGGMATAQSKPPVSISLPDSLADNLPDAKSLPGVGAFMSDDADKTPVSAAPLTSAGITSAEAEQGTTDAGEALRARILQQAEQQQANADAEARAAEEKAAAEKAAADAKEQQDKAEAKIAAEKKKAEEAAKKKKEAERLAKLAASYALPTSSYSISSTYGQSGPMWSSGHHTGLDFAAPTGTPVKAVHSGTVKSAGYSGAYGYRTVLELDDGTEIWYCHQSTMNVTAGQKVSTGDTIGRVGATGNVTGAHLHLEVHTGGGAGIDPMSWLRSKGLTV encoded by the coding sequence GTGGCGTCCAACAAGCCTGCCCCCGAGGCCCCGTCGCCCTTCGCCACCGACAACTTCGGTGAAGCGGACAGGACCTGGGAGGAATGGAATCCCACCGAGGAGTCCATCCGGCCCGTACGCGGCAGGCACCGCGTAGCCAAGCAGCGGGGACTCGCCCGTAGCTCCACCGTCCTCGGCGTCGGTGTCATCGCGGCCGTCGGCGCGGGCGGCATGGCCACCGCGCAGAGCAAGCCGCCGGTATCCATCTCCCTTCCTGACTCCCTCGCGGACAACCTCCCCGATGCCAAGTCCCTTCCCGGCGTCGGCGCTTTCATGTCCGACGACGCGGACAAGACCCCGGTCTCGGCGGCTCCGCTCACCTCCGCGGGCATCACCAGCGCCGAGGCCGAGCAGGGCACGACCGACGCCGGTGAGGCGCTCCGCGCCCGCATCCTCCAGCAGGCCGAGCAGCAGCAGGCCAACGCCGACGCCGAGGCCAGGGCCGCGGAGGAGAAGGCTGCGGCCGAGAAGGCCGCGGCCGACGCCAAGGAGCAGCAGGACAAGGCCGAGGCCAAGATCGCCGCCGAGAAGAAGAAGGCGGAAGAGGCGGCGAAGAAGAAGAAGGAGGCCGAGCGCCTCGCCAAGCTCGCCGCCAGCTACGCGCTGCCGACCTCCTCGTACAGCATCAGCTCCACCTACGGCCAGTCCGGCCCGATGTGGTCCTCGGGCCACCACACCGGCCTCGACTTCGCGGCGCCGACCGGCACTCCGGTCAAGGCCGTGCACAGCGGCACGGTGAAGTCGGCCGGCTATTCCGGTGCGTACGGCTACCGCACCGTCCTCGAACTCGATGACGGCACGGAGATCTGGTACTGCCACCAGTCCACGATGAACGTCACGGCCGGCCAGAAGGTCTCCACCGGCGACACCATCGGACGCGTCGGCGCCACCGGCAATGTGACCGGTGCCCACCTCCACCTGGAGGTCCACACCGGGGGCGGCGCGGGCATCGACCCGATGAGCTGGCTGCGCAGCAAGGGGCTCACGGTCTGA
- a CDS encoding aldo/keto reductase has product MTSANSLRPLGSSGLQVFPLALGGNVFGWTADEAQSFAVLDAYTAAGGNFIDTADAYSSWVPGNEGGESETVIGKWLASRANRSDIVVATKVGAHPSYKGLSAATIKSAAEESLRRLSTDHIDLYYTHFDDETVPVEEIITALDQLVKDGKVREIAASNISPERLRASLDFSERENLARYVALQPHYNLVSRDTYEGALQDTAARAGLAAVPYFALASGFLTGKYRPGTSVDSARAEKAGQHLESEQGRKVLVALDRIAQEREAEIATVALAWLASRPTVVAPIASARTVEQLPALVAVAELRLTDRELAELTEASA; this is encoded by the coding sequence ATGACTTCTGCGAACTCTCTGCGCCCGCTCGGCTCCTCCGGCCTCCAGGTCTTCCCCCTCGCCCTCGGCGGCAACGTCTTCGGCTGGACGGCGGACGAGGCACAGTCCTTCGCCGTCCTGGACGCGTACACCGCGGCGGGCGGCAACTTCATCGACACCGCCGACGCCTACTCCTCCTGGGTCCCGGGCAACGAGGGCGGCGAGTCCGAGACCGTCATCGGCAAGTGGCTCGCCTCGCGCGCCAACCGGTCCGACATCGTCGTCGCCACCAAGGTCGGCGCCCACCCCTCGTACAAGGGGCTCTCCGCCGCCACCATCAAGTCCGCCGCCGAGGAGTCGCTGCGGCGGCTCAGCACGGACCACATCGACCTGTACTACACGCACTTCGACGACGAGACCGTCCCGGTCGAGGAGATCATCACCGCCCTCGACCAGCTGGTGAAGGACGGCAAGGTGCGGGAGATCGCCGCCTCCAACATCAGCCCGGAGCGGCTCCGGGCATCCCTGGACTTCTCCGAGCGCGAGAACCTGGCCCGGTACGTCGCCCTCCAGCCGCACTACAACCTGGTCTCCCGCGACACCTATGAGGGCGCCCTCCAGGACACCGCCGCCCGCGCCGGGCTCGCCGCCGTCCCGTACTTCGCGCTGGCCTCGGGCTTCCTCACCGGCAAGTACCGTCCGGGCACCTCGGTCGACAGCGCGCGCGCCGAGAAGGCGGGCCAGCACCTGGAGTCGGAGCAGGGCCGCAAGGTGCTGGTCGCCCTGGACCGGATCGCCCAGGAGCGCGAGGCCGAGATCGCCACGGTCGCCCTGGCCTGGCTGGCCTCCCGGCCGACCGTCGTCGCGCCGATCGCCTCGGCCCGTACGGTCGAGCAGCTGCCCGCGCTGGTCGCGGTCGCCGAGCTGCGCCTGACGGACCGGGAACTCGCGGAGCTCACCGAGGCATCCGCCTGA